GCCAGACCGTCGCCGTCCGTGTCCGTCGGAATCGGGCCGGTGCCCACGATGCCGTCGTTGTCCGGGTCGGAGCCGCCGCTTTCCACCACGTCCGTGATGCCGTCGTTGTCGGAGTCGAGGTCTTGCGCATCCGGTTGTCCGTCGCCGTCCGTGTCTACGTTCGGCGTCGTGTTGCCCGCGTCGCCGAAGGCGTTGGGGTCCTGGTCGGCTGCGTCCACGATGCCGTCGCCGTCCGTGTCGGTCGGTACCGCGCCCGTGCCGGCTATGCCGTTGTTGTCCGGGTCGGAGCCGCCGCTTTCAACGATGTCGGTCACGCCGTCGTTGTCCGAATCCAGGTCTTGCGTATCCGGGGTGCCGTCGCCGTCCGTGTCGGGGTTCGGCAGCGGCGTA
This sequence is a window from Candidatus Hydrogenedentota bacterium. Protein-coding genes within it:
- a CDS encoding thrombospondin type 3 repeat-containing protein; its protein translation is GGSDPDNNGIVGTGPIPTDTDGDGLADVVDTDNGGTPLPNPDTDGDGTPDTQDLDSDNDGVTDIVESGGSDPDNNGIAGTGAVPTDTDGDGIVDAADQDPNAFGDAGNTTPNVDTDGDGQPDAQDLDSDNDGITDVVESGGSDPDNDGIVGTGPIPTDTDGDGLADVADQDLNGFGDAGNTTPNEDTDGDGVPDAQDLDSDNDGI